The Coccidioides posadasii str. Silveira chromosome 2, complete sequence genomic interval TgaaccaccaccaccattcATCATGTTGAAGATAAAATTTGGATCGAGACGAATATTCGCACCGCCCATACCGCCCATACCGCCCATGCCTCCCATGTGGCTGAAGCCACCACCACGGGCAAACATGTCAGAAGGGTCCAGGAGATCATCCCCATTGTCATAGCTAGCCCGTTTCCTACAGAAGCACTGGTTAGCCATTTTATATCTTTCAACAACTCCAACATAGGAGCAGTACGTTCACGGCTAAAGTAAAACAAATAGGAAACGTACTGTGGGTCGCTCAAGACCTCATAGGCCTCACCGATCTCCTTGAACAATTCATCACTCTTGTCGCTGTCGCGGTTCTTGTCGGGGTGGTGTTGAATAGCCAGTTTGCGGTATGCCTTCTTAATCTCCTGATCAGTAGCGGTTTTTTCAACCCCAAGAATCTTATAATAGTCCTTGCGCTGGCTCTTCTTAAGTTCCCACTCTGCGTTGCGTATCTCCTCTTGTATTCCCCTTTCATGAGGGTTGCTTTCGGCGATGCTCTTGAGCTCGTTCAGCGCCTTCTCCCAGTCACCCGTGCCGCCATATGCTTTCGCCCGTACCCGCTTCGCTTTCGAATATGTAGGGTCTAGTTCCAAGGCCTTGGTGCAATCCTCGATCGCTTGTTCATATTCATTAAGGTTGACGTGTGCCTGGGCCCGGTTCTGGAGAAGTTTTGAATTGATATCTTTATTGGTTGGGTCTATCTCGAGACCGGCCGTGTACAATTTTATCGCTTCCCGGTACCGCCTGGCTTTGAAAGCTGCATTTCCTTCGTCCTTGTGACGCAACAATTTCTGAACCATACGCAGATATTTTACCGTCTCCGTAGAATCAGGGTCTAAGCTTAACGCGCGCTTAAAATGCTTGATCGCTTGTTCGTTGTCACCTTGGAGGTAGAATAACCGGCCCCGTAAGAACAAAGCGTCCGGATCCTGGCTATTCTCCCGCAATAAGGACATAGCAATATTCTGTGCATCTCCTAACGCATTGATGTTTCCCATTTTCAAGTATGCTTCAATTCGCATTAACAGCCATTTGCGAGGCTGTGTCATTCCAGTACCCAGCCCCCGAACTGCCTGGTCCAAGGAGTACAAGACCATTGAGCCACCCCCTTTGTCTTGTTTCAGGGTCTCTTCGGCCTGGGCGATGTACCTCAGCATAGCTTCTGCAGGTGCCTTGTCCTTCGTAGAGGCCGGTGGTTGTATTTGGGAGTAAATAGCCAGGGCCTCTGAGGGTCGTCCAAGAGCAGTGTATATGCGTGCTAACCGATGCATGATTTTTGGGTTTCCTGGTTCAAGCTCATCGGCTCGCTTGCAATCCTCCAACGCTTCATTGTACCTGTTTGCAGAAATATAGGCGGCCGCACGATTGGACAAATAGGTTGGTGATATTGGTTGAGCCTCAACAGCTAAACAAATGTTAACAGTTCTTGAACAAACAACTTTTTTTCTAGTCTCTTAAAAATAAATGGAGCAGAATGcaggaagggaaaaaaaaaaaagggtcaaaataaaaataagcAATGGACCAACTAACCCTTCGTATACTCCAAGATAGCTCTCTGGTAGTTTCCAGCCTTGAAGAATTTATTCCCCGCCAGCTTACAAGCTTCCGCATCGACCACGGGCGCGGGAGGAGGTGTAACGGTATGAGGAGGCGGGGTTGGGCTCCGGTCCTCGTCCGCAATTTTGGAGTTCACGCCATTGGTTTCGGTTGCAGAGGTTGCAGGGGAAGTTTGCGAAGGTGTGACAAAGGAGGATGGCGAAGTCGGGGTCTCGGACTCTAAATCCATAGAGCCTCGAGCCTCATCTCTCGCAGCCGCCATGGCGGAAAGGCGTCGAAGCTCGTCCGGGTGAAGGTTCAACGGGTGGTCgtaggaggaagaggagtaGTGCTTCTTGGACTTGCGCTTCGTCGGGCTTATTGTCGGGCTGGCTGAGGATGAGTAGGGCGGGAGCGAGTCTCGATAAGGCCTTGACGAGGCCGACGAAGGCTTCGGCTGGGATTTGGTAGGGCTTCTGCGAGGTGGGGAGGAGGCAGATCGGTGGGAGGAGTATTGCCGGCGATGGTGGGATGGCTTGCTGCGTGCTTCAGCGGTGTGAGAAGAGCTCCGTTCGGGATGCTCTGACCGGGCGGGATCGTGCACCTGGGAGGAtggggtggtggtggtggtagtGGTGGCGGCTATGTGTTGCTTGCGACGTGGTGATGCGATGTGTTCCGGAACAGAAGAGAGATTGTTGTCAAATTGAAGGTCCGGAGGGCTGCTGCTTctgctctctttcttcttgtGGTGGGATTTGGAGTTTTTGAAGAGTTTTGGTAGCACCATGGGGACAAGCCGTGGATCTGAAGTGggaaactttttttttccttcgcCCTCTTGTTCAGGAAACCAAaaaacttttttttttttttcgttctTGTTCTATGACCAACACAGAAATTTTTCAGCAGGACTGAGGAACAGAAGCTAAATAGAACATTGATTGTGGACAGGTGTTCACCCAGCTAAAATTCATCCTTGAGAAATGATGGCGATGGAGATGCGGCATAGAAAGGcgcaaaaaagaaaagaaggtcACCTACATCGTGTGATCttttaataataataaagaggTGGCTGAGAGGAATTCTCCATTaattttccttctttctgCCCTGCTCGTCAGGCACAATCAGTCAATCGGCTTGCTGTCCAGTCTCTCGTCATCTTCCCCTCCACGAGAGCATTAATACGATGTCACTTGGCTGCGAAATATCCACTGCAGAGCTGCTGGCGGATGCGAATAATGTTGGGGCTGGTGCAATAGAATGCGTCTCTTGGGATTCCACCGGTTTCTACTCGCGCACTCCCCCAGGATTGGTGGAGTCGGCGGCGTGCAAAAAAACACAGACCCTCCTCCGCATGCTTAGCATCCCGGCCGACAATGCAGCCTGCGAGATTGTGATGGTCCGGGGCGGTTGTCCGGTCGCTCGCAGAATCCAGTCATGCTCTCAAATTCTTCCCGCGTCCCTTTTGGAGTAAATACATCGTGATCCGGCCTACCCAAGAGCACAGATAGTTTTAATATTCAAGTGCAGGCTCACCAGTTACGCTATAGGTTGAATTTACATTGTCAATCCCAATGAATGTCTTTTCGAAAATCTACTTGCTCTCCCGCCCGCATCGCAACGTTCTGCAGTCAAACAAAAGCGTGTCGTCAAGGTTTCAACGGGCGAAATAAGCTTCCCGCAGTTTGGCGCCTCTTCGCCGATAGTCACGCACCACTCTGTAAAATATAACTTATAGGTAGGCATGGGTTGATTGAACGAAAACAAACTTCAATTTCTACATAGGTCAACCAAGTTAATACAGCAAATGAGCCAGATTCATAAAGTCATCGTATCCAAATTCGAAGAATCCGTCTAAAGAGCATCCGCAATGCTTTTTGCAGTCCAATGGCCGAGTTCCTCCACGTCCAATGCAAAACTAaggaaattttttttttaaaaaaaaaaggggggaagcTGTGAACCAacgagagaaaaaaaaaggggggaaaagaataaaagaaaaaaaaaaatggagaGGGTGGGGAAGCCAAATATAGACACAGAAATTTGGAGATGATCTTGGTGCTAGGCTatatcaaagaaaaaagaaagaaaataaaaaaaaataaaaacaaaatttACCCTGGTCAGCGTCAAATGATGGAAAGCATTGATTGTATCGAAGACACACCCTGCGGCCCATTTAAAGACTCCTTGTTGACGTACCCGAGAGCTACAGACTCCGGCTTCGATGTTGCTACACACTGGGGAGACTTGGAATATGCTTCCACAGTAGAAATACCACGGGGTTCTTCATTATCCCGTGGCCTTTTATGCGAGTCATCCGGTTTATAGTGGTTATGGCACTGAAACAAATGCTAGTCAGTCTCAAGCGTCATTTTAACTTTGTAATCGTCAAGAGTGGGAGTTCACCTTGTATGCATGTCGAAACCAGGTCGTCCCCTTTTTCTTGCTAGTCACAAGTCCCACCCACTGGCCACAGTTCCCACACAGGCCTTCCCAGATGTTTGCACTTCCCTCCGTCCTCCTTATTTCCTTCGGCGCCGCGAACGCTTGTCCGGTAACGGCGCTGACGCCATGCGTAAAGCTTTTATCGTACCAGAATGCCGAGTTCTTCAATACAAGCCAGCGACCTGGCTTGCAGATGCCACACCATCCCTCACGCTTGTTTCCATGGCCACGAACCCACTTTGGAGTATATAGGTCATTCTCAAACCGCAAGTCCTGTTCGTGGGGAACCATAGTCGGGTCCGATGGCATCATGTCTTCTGGCGGAGGGGACAGAGGCGTGTCTTTCAGCGGACCCAATAGATCAGGAGGGTCTGAAAGCCCAGAATAATCCTCAAAGTACGTCTGATCGGGGTCGACGTCGCTGCGTAACGTCCGTGGTATCCTCTGCGATGCGATCGGCTCAGGAACGGCGAAGCGATGGCCATATTGATCAAGACCAGGGAATCCGGAATTGACGAATAGATTTCCAGACTGGAGGGGCCCTTGCACCATCGGCGAGGGGAAAAAGGGCCCTCCTCGCATCTGTGGAGACGCATATGATGAAGAGTTGCCCGGCTTTCGGCCAACAAGAGGAGAAGGAACGtagggagagaaagaagcGCTGGAACCGCCTGACATTCTTCTACGACCAACATCTAGAGAATACGGGCTCGACTGGGGTCTTGGACGGGGAGATGACGTCCGTTTTGGCCGGGTGCCAAATCGGACTACATCGGAATGTCGCCTGGGAGAAGGCATGGGCGATAAAGGagtggaagaaaaatagaCTGAGCTCTGCGGAGTGAAACCGGAGCAAGACGATGGGGCATCCGAGTAAGCGGAGAAGTTAAAATCGATGGATGGCGTGTTGCTTGAAAACGAATAAGGAGAGAATGAAAACGGAGTGAGAACGTTGGTGTTGAGCGTAAGCTGTTGCTGCTCTGCCAACCGAGGTCTTTTCCTGGTATTAGATTCAGCATTTTCAGTCAGCAGACCCAGCGAGTCTGCAAACGTATTCGAATCTGGCTCGTTGGGCATAGGGCTCGAATGAATCGGCAAAGATAACCTCTCGTAAAATTCTATCATAACATTAGCGAATGCTCGTAGTGTAGCAGCAGTTcgaattaaaaaaaaaaaaaaaaaaaaaaaaaaaaattatttcCCTCGGAAAGAGCGCTATCGACTCAGCTCACCTTGAGACTGAGACACAGGGGGAGCCAACTGGTCTGAAGGCACAAGGTAACTCTGTGGGTTCCATGTTGGGTCTTTGGGACCGCTCTCTGCAACTGGCAAAGAATAGGCATTCTGATACCATGGTTTTGGCGGCACGGTATCATGATTATTCGACGTGGTTTGCCCCGGAGAGAGTGTATTATTTTGATCCGACTCTCCTGTGACTGTCGCATTTTCAGCTAAGCAGTCGTCAGCGTCTTGTGGCTTCCTGCCCCAACATGGAGGGAGAAATCGGATCGGTGAGAGGGTCGACGGCCACAAATCTCTGATAACACAATCATCAAGTCAAATCTACTCCACATGGCTGATAATAAGGTGTTGGAGATGGAAATGCACAAACATACTCCTGCGGCACCTGTCTGAGCTCTGGCTTGCCTGTCGACATGTTGGCCGGGATCAACTCTCCGCTGATACCTGCCGTGTCGATGGTGGAATTTCTTCGTCCCTGTACGGATCCCATTGGGCCCGGAAGAATCTATACGTATTCCTTTAAGAAATGAAAGCAGGCTTTCCGTTATTCCTGCTCCCAAAGCGAAAGCGAAAGCAAGGGAGTATATGAAGTCCTGCTTGGTAGGGTCTGTTGCCTAAAGAGTGAAAAGGCGGCCCACGCCCTTTCAAAGAACGTTTTATTTAAGAACAGCGAGCGTTGGTATACGTAGTAGTAATGCAAAATTTGTTCCCGCTTGGTGATCGAGATTGTCAAGGTAGACGCGCAAAGATCTCAAGAGTGGTGGAAGCTAACGATCGAAGAGCCTCAACAAGCCACCTCTATCAACAAGAGATTTTATATTATAAAAGGAACGACTTCATCCGCCCGCAACCCATAAGGCTGATGATATGGcgagaaagagagaaagagagagagaatgaataaaaggaaggaaacaaaaataaataaaaataaaaagataaaaataaaaaccaAGGGAGCGACTATATCAATTTTCTAGGCGGTATTAATGCGATTGCATCTTCCATGATGGAGAAACAGGTCTCGGCGGTAAAGTAAAGAGCAGGTCAACCATCTGCAAAGAGATCGAGGGGCCAGACCCGTAATATCAAGCCAGTTCTTTTGGTCGGACATTTACCAGAAACCGCCAGGGCGGCTAGGGCGAGACGAAAGAGGGTCTCATTGATCAGAATCTGGTAAGTGATGGCCTCTCGCCGACGGATTTACGTCAGGAGTGCGAAAAATTATTCATGCTCTCCAGGCCGTTTGGCGCCGTGGCCCGGACTGACGACAGAGACGTCTCATGATGATTGGGGGTTGCGCGCCAAGAGGCCGTGAAGAACGGAGAGACACGT includes:
- a CDS encoding uncharacterized protein (EggNog:ENOG410PHAJ~COG:O~BUSCO:4258at33183), with the translated sequence MVLPKLFKNSKSHHKKKESRSSSPPDLQFDNNLSSVPEHIASPRRKQHIAATTTTTTTPSSQVHDPARSEHPERSSSHTAEARSKPSHHRRQYSSHRSASSPPRRSPTKSQPKPSSASSRPYRDSLPPYSSSASPTISPTKRKSKKHYSSSSYDHPLNLHPDELRRLSAMAAARDEARGSMDLESETPTSPSSFVTPSQTSPATSATETNGVNSKIADEDRSPTPPPHTVTPPPAPVVDAEACKLAGNKFFKAGNYQRAILEYTKAVEAQPISPTYLSNRAAAYISANRYNEALEDCKRADELEPGNPKIMHRLARIYTALGRPSEALAIYSQIQPPASTKDKAPAEAMLRYIAQAEETLKQDKGGGSMVLYSLDQAVRGLGTGMTQPRKWLLMRIEAYLKMGNINALGDAQNIAMSLLRENSQDPDALFLRGRLFYLQGDNEQAIKHFKRALSLDPDSTETVKYLRMVQKLLRHKDEGNAAFKARRYREAIKLYTAGLEIDPTNKDINSKLLQNRAQAHVNLNEYEQAIEDCTKALELDPTYSKAKRVRAKAYGGTGDWEKALNELKSIAESNPHERGIQEEIRNAEWELKKSQRKDYYKILGVEKTATDQEIKKAYRKLAIQHHPDKNRDSDKSDELFKEIGEAYEVLSDPQKRASYDNGDDLLDPSDMFARGGGFSHMGGMGGMGGMGGANIRLDPNFIFNMMNGGGGSFAHAGGNPFEAQHGW
- a CDS encoding uncharacterized protein (EggNog:ENOG410PJP2~COG:S~BUSCO:5480at33183), with protein sequence MGSVQGRRNSTIDTAGISGELIPANMSTGKPELRQVPQEDLWPSTLSPIRFLPPCWGRKPQDADDCLAENATVTGESDQNNTLSPGQTTSNNHDTVPPKPWYQNAYSLPVAESGPKDPTWNPQSYLVPSDQLAPPVSQSQEFYERLSLPIHSSPMPNEPDSNTFADSLGLLTENAESNTRKRPRLAEQQQLTLNTNVLTPFSFSPYSFSSNTPSIDFNFSAYSDAPSSCSGFTPQSSVYFSSTPLSPMPSPRRHSDVVRFGTRPKRTSSPRPRPQSSPYSLDVGRRRMSGGSSASFSPYVPSPLVGRKPGNSSSYASPQMRGGPFFPSPMVQGPLQSGNLFVNSGFPGLDQYGHRFAVPEPIASQRIPRTLRSDVDPDQTYFEDYSGLSDPPDLLGPLKDTPLSPPPEDMMPSDPTMVPHEQDLRFENDLYTPKWVRGHGNKREGWCGICKPGRWLVLKNSAFWYDKSFTHGVSAVTGQAFAAPKEIRRTEGSANIWEGLCGNCGQWVGLVTSKKKGTTWFRHAYKCHNHYKPDDSHKRPRDNEEPRGISTVEAYSKSPQCVATSKPESVALGFALDVEELGHWTAKSIADAL